From a single Hippopotamus amphibius kiboko isolate mHipAmp2 chromosome X, mHipAmp2.hap2, whole genome shotgun sequence genomic region:
- the LAMP2 gene encoding lysosome-associated membrane glycoprotein 2 isoform X2, with protein sequence MVENCGAGEKTGEGRDCLLGEASGAVSSYALELNLTDSEKATCLYAKWQMNITIRYETTDKHNKTVTISDFGAATYNGSSCGDDQNGPKIAVQFGSGFSWIVNFTKMIISAYSVDTISFSYNTNDNTTFPDAEEKGVFTVFDPVALRIPLNNIFRCSSLSTLEKSNVVQHYWDVHVQAFVQNGTVSTKELLCDKDKTLTTVKPIIPTTGPSPTTKPSPKEKPKIGSYSVVNSNGTCLLATMGLQLNITHDKVASVININPNQTEYTGSCHPQTALLSLSSTTIKYLDFVFAVKNENRFYLKEVNVSMYLFNGTVFSIANNNLSYWDAPLGSSYMCNKEQTVSVSGLFQINTFDLRVQPFNVMEGKYSTAQECSLDDDTILIPIIVGAGLSGLIIVIVIAYLIGRRKSYAGYQTL encoded by the exons GCGCTGTCTCATCTTATGCATTGGAACTTAATTTGACAGATTCAGAAAAAGCCACTTGCCTTTATGCAAAATGGCAGATGAATATCACAATACGCTATGAGACCACAGACAAACATAAT aaaactgTAACCATTTCAGACTTTGGTGCTGCAACGTACAATGGAAGCTCTTGTGGGGATGACCAGAATGGTCCCAAAATCGCGGTGCAGTTTGGGTCTGGTTTTTCCTGGATTGTGAATTTTACAAAGATGATAATATCTGCTTATTCAGTTGACACCATCTCATTTTCCTACAACACTAATGATAACACAACATTTCCTGATGCGGAAGAAAAAG GagtttttactgtttttgacCCTGTGGCATTACGCATTCCACTGAATAACATCTTTAGATGCAGTAGTTTATCAACCTTAGAAAAGAGTAATGTTGTCCAGCACTATTGGGATGTTCATGTGCAAGCTTTTGTCCAAAATGGCACAGTGAGCACAAAAG agTTGTTGTGCGATAAAGATAAAACTTTAACCACGGTGAAGCCCATCATTCCTACCACTGGGCCTTCTCCTACTACAAAACCCTCTCCAAAGGAAAAGCCAAAGATTGGATCCTATTCAGTTGTAAATAGCAATGGGACATGTCTTCTGGCTACCATGGGACTGCAACTGAACATTACTCACGATAAG GTTGCTTCGGTTATTAACATCAATCCCAACCAAACTGAATACACTGGCAGCTGCCATCCCCAAACTGCTCTACTTAGCCTGAGCAGCACAACCATCAAGTATCTGGACTTCGTCTTTGCTGTG aaaaatgaaaaccgaTTCTATCTGAAGGAGGTGAATGTCAGCATGTATTTGTTTAATGGCACTG TTTTCAGCATTGCAAATAACAATCTCAGCTACTGGGATGCCCCCCTGGGAAGTTCTTATATGTGCAACAAAGAGCAGACTGTTTCAGTGTCTGGACTGTTTCAGATAAATACCTTTGATCTAAGGGTTCAGCCTTTCAATGTGATGGAAGGAAAGTATT CTACAGCCCAAGAGTGTTCGCTGGATGATGACACCATTCTAATACCAATTATAGTTGGTGCTGGTCTTTCAGGCTTGATTATCGTTATAGTGATTGCTTACCTAATTGGCAGAAGAAAAAGTTATGCTGGATATCAGACTCTGTAA
- the LAMP2 gene encoding lysosome-associated membrane glycoprotein 2 isoform X6, protein MVCFRLAPVPGSGLILLCLVLGAVSSYALELNLTDSEKATCLYAKWQMNITIRYETTDKHNKTVTISDFGAATYNGSSCGDDQNGPKIAVQFGSGFSWIVNFTKMIISAYSVDTISFSYNTNDNTTFPDAEEKGVFTVFDPVALRIPLNNIFRCSSLSTLEKSNVVQHYWDVHVQAFVQNGTVSTKELLCDKDKTLTTVKPIIPTTGPSPTTKPSPKEKPKIGSYSVVNSNGTCLLATMGLQLNITHDKVASVININPNQTEYTGSCHPQTALLSLSSTTIKYLDFVFAVKNENRFYLKEVNVSMYLFNGTVFSIANNNLSYWDAPLGSSYMCNKEQTVSVSGLFQINTFDLRVQPFNVMEGKYSTAQECSLDDDTILIPIIVGAGLSGLIIVIVIAYLIGRRKSYAGYQTL, encoded by the exons GCGCTGTCTCATCTTATGCATTGGAACTTAATTTGACAGATTCAGAAAAAGCCACTTGCCTTTATGCAAAATGGCAGATGAATATCACAATACGCTATGAGACCACAGACAAACATAAT aaaactgTAACCATTTCAGACTTTGGTGCTGCAACGTACAATGGAAGCTCTTGTGGGGATGACCAGAATGGTCCCAAAATCGCGGTGCAGTTTGGGTCTGGTTTTTCCTGGATTGTGAATTTTACAAAGATGATAATATCTGCTTATTCAGTTGACACCATCTCATTTTCCTACAACACTAATGATAACACAACATTTCCTGATGCGGAAGAAAAAG GagtttttactgtttttgacCCTGTGGCATTACGCATTCCACTGAATAACATCTTTAGATGCAGTAGTTTATCAACCTTAGAAAAGAGTAATGTTGTCCAGCACTATTGGGATGTTCATGTGCAAGCTTTTGTCCAAAATGGCACAGTGAGCACAAAAG agTTGTTGTGCGATAAAGATAAAACTTTAACCACGGTGAAGCCCATCATTCCTACCACTGGGCCTTCTCCTACTACAAAACCCTCTCCAAAGGAAAAGCCAAAGATTGGATCCTATTCAGTTGTAAATAGCAATGGGACATGTCTTCTGGCTACCATGGGACTGCAACTGAACATTACTCACGATAAG GTTGCTTCGGTTATTAACATCAATCCCAACCAAACTGAATACACTGGCAGCTGCCATCCCCAAACTGCTCTACTTAGCCTGAGCAGCACAACCATCAAGTATCTGGACTTCGTCTTTGCTGTG aaaaatgaaaaccgaTTCTATCTGAAGGAGGTGAATGTCAGCATGTATTTGTTTAATGGCACTG TTTTCAGCATTGCAAATAACAATCTCAGCTACTGGGATGCCCCCCTGGGAAGTTCTTATATGTGCAACAAAGAGCAGACTGTTTCAGTGTCTGGACTGTTTCAGATAAATACCTTTGATCTAAGGGTTCAGCCTTTCAATGTGATGGAAGGAAAGTATT CTACAGCCCAAGAGTGTTCGCTGGATGATGACACCATTCTAATACCAATTATAGTTGGTGCTGGTCTTTCAGGCTTGATTATCGTTATAGTGATTGCTTACCTAATTGGCAGAAGAAAAAGTTATGCTGGATATCAGACTCTGTAA